The genomic interval GGGCGGCGGCAGAGCGCTTGGGGCAAGGAGACTTCTCGCCGCTGTGGTCGGGGCAGAACGCCAGCGGCTGCCAGGCCCTGCCTGCGGCGGAGCTCACGCGGCGGCTCGCCCAGGGTTTTTAAGCCCATTTCGTTACATAAAGAAACACATGTAGCGGAGTTACACGTAGTTACCGAGGGCATCTACCAATGCCATGCCGTGGGTTGTAAAGACAATGTAACCGCTTACATTGCATGGATGAGAGGCCGAAACCGCCCCATCCATGCCCGTTGTTTCACACCCCACCGGAGACACCATGCAACACCTCTTATCCACCCACCGGCGCAGAGGCCTGGCGGCGCTGTGCAGTGCAGCCTTGCTCGCAGGCTGCGGCGGCGGGTCCAACCCGGCAGCACTCACCGACCTGCAAGCCAAGGCGGCCGTGAGCACCACCCTGCCCCAGTATTCCGACTGGCCGCATATCACCAGCGAGCTGCCCAGCAGCCCCGCGCTGGAAGCCCGCATCAAGGCCATCGTGGACGGCATGACGCTGGCGGAAAAAGTGGGGCAAATGACGCAGCCCGAAATCAAGAGCATCACGCCCGACCAGGTGCGCCAGTTCTACATCGGCTCGGTGCTCAACGGCGGCGGCTCCTGGCCGCAGAACAACAAGCACGCACTCTCCAGCGACTGGGTCAAGCTGGCCGATGCCTACTGGATGGCCTCGATGGCCACCGACTCCAAGGTGAAGATACCGGTGATCTGGGGCACCGACGCAGTCCACGGCCACGGCAATGTGTATGGCGCCACGCTGTTCCCGCACAACATCGGCCTGGGTGCCGCCAACGACCCGGCGCTGGTGCGGCGCATCGGCCAGGCGGTGGCCACGCAGGTGGCCTCCACCGGCATCGACTGGAGCTTTGCGCCCACGCTGGCGGTGGTGCGCGACGACCGCTGGGGCCGCACCTACGAGGGCTATTCCGAAGACCCGCTGATCGTGAACAAATACGGCTACGAGATGATCAAGGGCCTGCAGGGCGACCTCACCAAGCCCACCAACGTGATCGCCACCGCCAAGCACTTCATGGGCGACGGCGGCACCGACCAGGGCAAGGACCAGGGCGTGAACATGTCCAGCAAGAGCGAGATGGTCAACATCCACGGCCAGGGCTACTACTCGGCGCTGGGCGCGGGCGCGCAGACCGTGATGGCCTCCTTCAACAGCTGGACCAACGAGAGCCTGGGCATCACCGTGGGCAAGATGCATGGCAGCAAGGAAATGCTAACCGACGTGCTCAAGACCAAGATCGGCTTTGACGGCTTTGTGATTGGCGACTGGAACGGCCACGGCCAGGTGCCCGGCTGCAGCGATGCCAGTTGCGCCCAGGCCATCAACGCCGGTGTCGACATGATCATGGTGCCCGACCAATGGCAGGGCTTCATCGCCAATACCATCACCCAGGTGCAAAACGGCACCATCCCCATGGCCCGTATCGACGATGCCGTGACCCGCATCCTGCGGGTCAAGATGCGCGCGGGCATCTTCACCGCCAAGCGCCCGCTGGAGCGCCTGAATGCAGGCGATGCCGCCCAGTTGCAACACCGGGTACTGGCCCGGGAGGCGGTGCGCAAATCCCTGGTGCTGCTGAAGAACAACAACAACCTGCTGCCCCTGGTGCGTGGCCAAAAGGTGCTGGTGGTGGGTAAATCGGCCGACAACCTGTCGAACCAGACCGGTGGCTGGTCGCTCACCTGGCAAGGCACCTCCAACACCAACGCCGACTTCCCCAACGCCGACAGCATTCTGGCGGGCATCCAGGCCGCCACCGGTGCCGCCAACGTCACCTACAGCGCCACCGGTGCGGGCATCAACGTGGCCGACTACAAGGCGGTGATCGCCGTGATCGGCGAAACACCGTATGCCGAAGGTGTAGGCGACATCGGCAAAACCGGCACGCTGGAGCATGCCCGCCGCTACCCCGAAGACCTGGCCGTGCTGAATGCCGTGAGCGGCAAGGGCGTGCCCGTGGTCACCGTGCTGGTGACAGGCCGCCCGGTGCTGGTGAACAAGGAAATCAACCGCTCGGATGCATTCGTGGTGGCCTGGCTGCCCGGCACCGAGGGCAAGGGCGTGGGCGATGTGCTCTACCGCACCTACAACAACAAGGTCAACTTCGACACGGTGGGCAAGCTGTCTTTCTCGTGGCCCAAGTCGGGCTGCCAGACCCCGCTGAACGTGGGCGATGCGGCCTACGACCCGCTGTTTGCCTACGGCTACGGCATGCGCTACGCCGACCAGAAAACCCTGGCCAAGCTGGACGAGACCGTGCCCACCCTGGGCTGCGGGCAAACCGCCGGTGGCGGCACCACCGCAGTCGACCTGGAAATCTTCAACTCCACCGACAAGGCCCCGTTTGCGCTGGCCATCGGCTCGCCAGAGAACTGGGGCGGCACCCCGCTGGGCTCGGACCTGAACGCGGTCATCTCCCAAGCCACCATCAAGGCCGAAACCACCCAGGTCAACGTGCAGCAAGATGGCAAAAAGCTCACCTGGACCGGCACCGGCCAGTTCTATTCCCAGCAGCCCGGTACCAGCGACCAGCAGAGCTACCTGAACTCGGACGCGGCGCTGGTGTTTGACACCATCGTGCACCAGCTGCCCGAGGGCCTGGTCAAGGTGCGCATCGACTGCAGCTACCCCTGCATCGGCGAAGTGGATGGCACCACGCTGTTCAGCACCCTGGGCCTGAACACCAAGCGCACGGTGAAGCTGCCGCTGAGCTGCTTTGCCGCCAAGGGCACCGACTTTGCCAGCATCAACACACCGTTCCTGCTGTACACCGAAAAAGCCTTCAGCGCCTCGTTTGCCCACATCCGCTGGGTGCCGGGTGCCGCCAAAGATGCCGACGCGGTGGCCTGCAGCACCCTGGTGCCGCCCGACGTGGCCCTGCCCACCCCCCAACCCGGCCCCACCTACACCGTGTTCAACAACGGCGTGGTGTCTGACGGCTTCAAGGCCAACACCTACTCCACCAACAATGTGCACACCAGCTTCAGCGTGCTGCCCACCGGGGAGCTGGCGCTGAACTTTGCCGCCGACGGGGGCGATGGCCTGCTGTTCTTCAACGACAGCGGCCCCATCAACCTGGGTAACTTCACCGGCGGCAAGCTGCAGTTCGACATCAATGTGGGCAGCTACGGCAGCAACACCGGCGGCCTGGTGGTGAAGATGGAAAGCGCAGGCACCAACTGCAACACCGGCGACGTGCTGTTTGGCCGCCCCACCGCGGGTGGCTGGCAGCCGGTGAGCATCAACATGGCCACCATCACCGCCGCCCAGTCGGCCTGCTTTGACCTGCGCCGCACCAACGTGCCGTTTGCCATCTTCCCCAAATGGGGTGACCAGCAGGGCGTGCAGTTCCAGGTGCGCAACGTCCGATTCGTCCAATAAACCCCCAAGGGAACACACATGTTCAAAACCCAACTCCTCGCCGCCACCCTGCTCGCCTGCGGCCTGGCCACCTCGGCCCAGGCCTCGCTGATCACCTTCACCGGCGGCACCGTCACCCAAAACAGCGGCTCCACCGGCGTGACCAACAACGCCATCAACTGGGACGATGTCCAGAGCTACCAGGAGGCAGGCTTTCTCTTCACCTTCATCGGCACCGACTCGGCTTTTTCCAGCAACGTGGGCGACTTCTACGAGATCGGCAACGATGTGCTGCAAGGCCACTGGGCCACTGGCAACTTTGGCTACCTGACGCAGATCCGCCTGACCCGCGCCGATGGCGGGGCCTTCAGCCTGGGTGGCTTCGACATCGTCGCCAACACCGACACCGGCGGCGGCCCGGCATCGGGCAATGAGCAGGTTTTTGTGCACGCCTCGGCCGACGGCAGCAGCGACGACTTCGCACAGTTGCTGCCCAGCAAGGACACCGGCTTCCCCACCACGCCCTTTGTGCTGGGCAATCCGTTCAGCAATGTGCGGGCCATCTGGTTCGACGTGACCGGTGCGTCCGACAGCTTCGGCATCGACAACCTGTCCGCCAGCGCCAACAGCGTGCCCGAGCCCGGCTCGCTGGCCCTGCTGGGCGTGGGGGCCTTCGGGCTGTGGGCGACACGGCGGCGGGCCCGCTGAACCGCATGGGGCGGGCGGTAAGATCAGGCGACGGGGGTATTTGAACCCCCAGCCACCTGAACCGCCCACCCCATGTCCACCATCCACACCGTCGCCGCCCTGGCCGGTGTCTCCAGTGCCACCGTCTCCCGGGTCATGAACGACCCGCACAAAGTGCGCGAAGCCACCCGCCTGAAGGTGGAGGCCGCCATGCGCGAGCTGGACTTCTCGCGCAACAGCTTTGCCGCCTCGCTGGCCTCCCGCCGCTCGGAATGCGTGGGGCTGGTGGTGCCGCATTTGTCCGGGGCGTTTTTTGCGCCGCTGGTCAACGAAGTGGAAGAAGCGGTCAGCGCCGTGGGCAGCTACCTCATCGTCACCTGCGGCAAGAACAGCGTGGACGAGGTGGCAAACGGTTTGCAGTTTCTGCGGCAGCGGCGCTGCGATGCCATCATCCTGTACCCCGGCCAGTTGTCCGACCAGGCGCTGGCCGAGATGCTGCGGCACAACCCGCACATGGTGGTCATCCACCGCACCGTACCGGGCTTTGAGGCCCGCTGCGTGCAACTCGACAACCGCACCGGCGGCCAGTTGGCGGCCGAGTACCTGCTGCGTTGCGGCCACCGCGACATCGGGGTGATTGCCGGGCCGCGCACCAACCCCGAAAGCACACAGCGCCTGGAAGCTTTTCGCAACACCTTGCAAGCCGCCGGGCACCCGCTACCGCCGGAACGGGTGAGCGAGGGCGACTTCCACTTTGCATCGGGTAGCACCTGCATGGCCGAACTGCGGGCCCGCCAACCGGGCCTGAGTGCGGTGTTCTGCCTGAACGACCAGATGGCTTTTGGCGCGCTGAATGACTGCCGGGCTGCCGGTATCGCGGTGCCCACCGGGCTGTCGCTGATCGGCTTTGACGACGTGGAATACGCCGACCTGATCCACCCGCGCCTGACCACGGTGCGCCACCCCGTCGCAGAGTTGGCCCGCACCGCCGCCCAACTGGCCTTGCGCCTGGCCGCCGGGGAAGAGCTGACCGAACCCCAGCGCCTGCTGGAGCCCACGCTGGTAGTGCGCGATTCGGTGCAGACCCTGCCCAGTACCTAGTGGCCCTCGGGCTTGGTCAAGTCCAGCACGTTCACGCCCGCTGGGGGGCGGTGGCGGTTGAGCCAGCGTGGGTCGGCCAGGCTGCGCTCCACGTCGGCGCGCCCGGCCGCCCAGTGCTCGCGCACCGTGGCCCGCGAGAACTCGTAGTCTTTGGACTGGGTTTCAAAGTGCTTGCTGCGGTGGATGAGGTGCACGATGGTCACGGCAGAGGCCGATCCGGCGTTCAGCAGTTTCTTGAGATCCGGGTCGTTGGCAAACTCGGGCGGCAGCTTGGCGGCCAGCTTTTGCGCCGCGTTGGAGAGCTTTTGCTGCGCAGCCACCTGGTCGGTGTTGAAGCGGGTACGGCTGGCAAACTGGATGTCCTTGCCCCGCTCGGCCACCTCGCTCAGGTTGCGCGGCATGTGGCCCCGGGCACTGAACAAATCCACCTGGAACACCAGCATGTCTTCGGCCGCAGGCTGGTCGATCACGTACTGCAGCGGCGTGTTGGACACCAGCCCGCCGTCCCAGTAAAACTCGCCATCCACCTCCACCGGCGAAAAGCCCGGCGGCAGCGCGCCGCTGGCCATGATGTGCTGCGGCCCCAGCGGTTGGGTGTGCTGCCGGTCGGCCGAATCAAAGTAGGCAAAGTTGCCGCTGGTCACGTTGACCGCGCCCACCGACAGCCGCACATTGCCGTCCGGGCAGTTGCGGTTGATGCGGTCAAAGTCCACCAGCTTCTGCAACGTGGCGCGCAGCGGCTCGGTGTCGTAAATACCCAAAGCCGCCAGCGTGCCCTGGGGCTGGTACTGGGCCGCCGGTACGCGCGGCTTGAAGAAGCCCGGTACGCCCAAGAGCGACACCATGGCCGCGCTGGATTCGTTGAAAAACTCGCGCGCCTGGATGCCCCATTCGGCAGGCGGTGCGGGGGCCACCAGGTGCGACGACACGCCCTCCCAAAACTCCTTCAGCCGCGGCACCCGCAGCGGCTGGGGGTTGCCCGCGATGATGGCGGCGTTGATGGCACCGATGGACACGCCCGCCACCCATTCGGGGCAAATGCCGTTTTCTTCCAGCGCCTCATACACGCCCGCCTGGTAGGCGCCCAGCGCGCCCCCGCCTTGCAGCACCAGCGTACATTGCTCGTGGTGCGGGCCGGGCAAGGCCTTTTTGGACGCAGAAGAGGGAGAAGCCACGGTAAAACCTTTCAAGACAAAGCCATGTTGCAATGCAGTATAGGGGGGTGTTTGGCAGGACGGATGTCGGCCCGGCAAAGACAAGTACCGAAAAAATTACTACACAATTGATAGCTTCTTACGCTGGTTCAATAAGCGCTAGAGGCACTTTCTACATAAATTCTGTCCACGCCCCTGGCTGCAAGTCGCCCAGCCGGTACGCGCCAATCTGCACCCGCACCAGCCGCAACGTGGGCAGGCCCACCGCCGCCGTCATGCGCCGCACCTGGCGGTTGCGTCCCTCGCAGATGCGGATCTCCAGCCAGGCGGTAGGCAGGTGGGCGCGGTAGCGTACCGGCGGCGTGCGTGGCCACAGGCCCGGCGGCTCATCGATCTGCCGGGCCTCGGCGGGCAGGGTCATGCCGTCGTTGAGCAACACGCCCTGGCGCAGCGCCTGCAGGGCCGCGTCAGAGGGCATGCCGTCCACCTGCACCTGGTAGGTCTTGAACTGCTTTTCCTGCGGCTGGGTGATGCGCGCATTCAGCACGCCGTCGTCGGTCAGCAGCAGCAGCCCTTCCGAATCCCGGTCCAGCCGCCCGGCCACGCGCAGGCTGGGGTCGGTGATGAACTGCGCCAGCGTGGGCCGGTCACCGTCGGGGCGGAACTGGGTGAGTACGTTGAAGGGTTTGTTGAAAAGGATGATTTTGGACATGGGCACGGAGGGAGAAAACACCCTGATTTTCAACATTTCCGCGTGCCAAGCCCCTACCGCGCCCCGATTTTGGTAACAATTGCCTTCCAGGTGGCCCGACCAGCAGATGGCCTTGGCCTGATTAAGACCCGCCCCAGAGTTCACCGTGACCCCTCCTTCCAAAACCCTGTACAACCTGCTGGCCGTGGCAGCGGATGCATCGGATGCCGAGATCCAGGTGGCCTACGAGCAGGCCACCACCCGGCTCCAGCTGCAAAAAGGCCGGATCAGCGCCGACGACTATGACTTCAAGGTCAAGGTGCTGAACGTGGCCTTCAAAACCCTGTCCGCACCCGCCAGCCGGGCGGCCTACGATGCCAAACTGGCCGTGTCGGCACCAC from Comamonadaceae bacterium OS-1 carries:
- the galR gene encoding HTH-type transcriptional regulator GalR, with product MSTIHTVAALAGVSSATVSRVMNDPHKVREATRLKVEAAMRELDFSRNSFAASLASRRSECVGLVVPHLSGAFFAPLVNEVEEAVSAVGSYLIVTCGKNSVDEVANGLQFLRQRRCDAIILYPGQLSDQALAEMLRHNPHMVVIHRTVPGFEARCVQLDNRTGGQLAAEYLLRCGHRDIGVIAGPRTNPESTQRLEAFRNTLQAAGHPLPPERVSEGDFHFASGSTCMAELRARQPGLSAVFCLNDQMAFGALNDCRAAGIAVPTGLSLIGFDDVEYADLIHPRLTTVRHPVAELARTAAQLALRLAAGEELTEPQRLLEPTLVVRDSVQTLPST
- the nagZ_3 gene encoding beta-hexosaminidase; this encodes MQHLLSTHRRRGLAALCSAALLAGCGGGSNPAALTDLQAKAAVSTTLPQYSDWPHITSELPSSPALEARIKAIVDGMTLAEKVGQMTQPEIKSITPDQVRQFYIGSVLNGGGSWPQNNKHALSSDWVKLADAYWMASMATDSKVKIPVIWGTDAVHGHGNVYGATLFPHNIGLGAANDPALVRRIGQAVATQVASTGIDWSFAPTLAVVRDDRWGRTYEGYSEDPLIVNKYGYEMIKGLQGDLTKPTNVIATAKHFMGDGGTDQGKDQGVNMSSKSEMVNIHGQGYYSALGAGAQTVMASFNSWTNESLGITVGKMHGSKEMLTDVLKTKIGFDGFVIGDWNGHGQVPGCSDASCAQAINAGVDMIMVPDQWQGFIANTITQVQNGTIPMARIDDAVTRILRVKMRAGIFTAKRPLERLNAGDAAQLQHRVLAREAVRKSLVLLKNNNNLLPLVRGQKVLVVGKSADNLSNQTGGWSLTWQGTSNTNADFPNADSILAGIQAATGAANVTYSATGAGINVADYKAVIAVIGETPYAEGVGDIGKTGTLEHARRYPEDLAVLNAVSGKGVPVVTVLVTGRPVLVNKEINRSDAFVVAWLPGTEGKGVGDVLYRTYNNKVNFDTVGKLSFSWPKSGCQTPLNVGDAAYDPLFAYGYGMRYADQKTLAKLDETVPTLGCGQTAGGGTTAVDLEIFNSTDKAPFALAIGSPENWGGTPLGSDLNAVISQATIKAETTQVNVQQDGKKLTWTGTGQFYSQQPGTSDQQSYLNSDAALVFDTIVHQLPEGLVKVRIDCSYPCIGEVDGTTLFSTLGLNTKRTVKLPLSCFAAKGTDFASINTPFLLYTEKAFSASFAHIRWVPGAAKDADAVACSTLVPPDVALPTPQPGPTYTVFNNGVVSDGFKANTYSTNNVHTSFSVLPTGELALNFAADGGDGLLFFNDSGPINLGNFTGGKLQFDINVGSYGSNTGGLVVKMESAGTNCNTGDVLFGRPTAGGWQPVSINMATITAAQSACFDLRRTNVPFAIFPKWGDQQGVQFQVRNVRFVQ